The Panicum virgatum strain AP13 chromosome 3N, P.virgatum_v5, whole genome shotgun sequence genome includes the window AATTCGAAGTTCAACATTACACTGAATCCGGAAAAAGGAGAGTAAAAAATAGCAGCATTACACTACACGGATGGAACTCTGGAAGGCATTGTAACAAGAAACAGATTACACCATTACATATAATAGCTTTTACTGTGATGAGCAGCAAGAACAATAGAACTAGGGAGAAGCATGCCAACAAGCAAGCGTCCACAACAATCAGTAAACAGTCTTGTATGGGAAAGCAGCTGAACAAAAGAACTACGAACAGTTGAAATAGCCTCCACGAGTGCTACCTGCTAAGACATATCGATGCAAATCTCATCCGTGGATGGAGATGCGCTGGTGTGATGGACCTGGGAGGTTGATGGAGCCGCACGAGCACGAGTGTGGATCTCGGAAGTGGGCGAAGGCATGCCATGGCGGGCGTCAGAAGCCGGTGGAAGCTCCTCCCTCTGCAGCCTCTCCGTGAAGGTCTCCATCCCCATGTATGACATTAGGAGCCAGACATAGGTGAGGAACTCCCCGCCTGAGCCCAAAGCCTTGGCGTGCAGGTAGCCTCTGCATCTGCTGGCGGAGAAGCAGAGCATCTCCAACCAGACGCCCTGGATCACTTCCCACATCTTGTCGTCGTCACCCAAGGCCAATAACCCTTGGGCAAGAGCCCAGGCGTCGTCGATGAAACTTCCTTTAGAACCTCCTTCTGGTTTTTCTTCAGAACTTCTTTTTGACTCCTCTTCAGATGCTTTCTCTGAATTGTCCAGCATGGTATTGATTACTCTCTGCATAAGCACTTCCTGTTTCACTGATGCAGGCTTCCACTGACTCCAGCTTAGTGGGTTCCGCTTGCTGTCCCTGAGTATATCATTGAGCTCTTTAATGGCGGTTGTGACTCTTCTGTGCATATTCTGGTTGTTGTCCTTGAGGATATCCTTGAGCTCTTTATAGGCAGTTGCGAACAGACTCGGCTTGTCGTCGTCGAGGATATCCTTGAGCTCCTTGTAGGCAGTTGTGAAGAGATTCCGCCTAGTGCCAGGCAATAGCATCTCAGGATTAACAAACAGTAGGTACATCATGTAGTTGGATATCTGTCTGCATAGGACGGCTTTGCAGGCGGTCAATTCTCCACATTTAGACCTAGCCTCCTCAGCTGGAGGGGTATCCCCTTTCGACTTTGAGTTCGATGATATTGACGGGATCTTAGCAAAGGAACATCTATGATCTGAAAACGGGctcaagaagaagcagaaatcTGTGGCGATGTGCCAGATGAGGACACTCTCGTCGAATGGCCCCTTTATGCTCCAGTCCAGGTCTTGATTGCGCTCCAGCGCCCAGTGGCCCCTGTTGCAGTTGAAACTGTGGTAGCTGGCAGCGTCTTGTATTTTCTGGTTCCATCCATCTTTCAGATATTGAAGAACCAACTCTGTAATTCTCCTGGATGAGAAGCAGGGCCTTATGCACCAGCATTGGTCGAGGAAATCCTTGCATCCAAACAAACTTACAATCCGCATCATCCAGCTATGCTCTCTGTTGCGGGCAAAGTATCCTACGAGGCTATATTGGGTGACCATATCTGGCCACTGGCCACTGTCGAAGAGGCCGGCGACAGAATAATTTTCTAGCAGTTGGAACACCCAACTGCTACAAAATTTTCTAGCGGGCAAAGTAGCTATGCTCATGGGTGATTTAGTATATTGAAACACCCACGCAATTGGAAGCATGGAATAATTTTCTAGCAGAGCAGTACAACAGAATATGGCATATGTGATCTTAACATCAATATCATTATAAGCTTCTCTGTGACTGTTGTGGAAGAGACCGATGGCTGCCCACGGCAGAAACAAACGTGACAATGATATCAATTGGCGACACAGGAATTTCACTTGGTCACTACCTTTTCCCATCTCATTCTCAATTTCACCTCCCGTTGGAATGCCTGCAGTCTTTAGCTTGGTGTAAAGGAGGAGGAACGCGCTAGCGATCCCTTTTCGCAGGGAGCGATGTGCTTGCTCTGCTCTCTCTTGGCTAAGCACCCAGAAATATTTGAGGATACTAAGCCGACGAGGGTACGGAGATGAAAGATCTACAAATAGCTTATAGGCCTCACCGTGCAGTATCATTTCTCTTGCCATTATATTTCGACGTACTTGGAAGAAGGTAATATCGGCGCCTTGCTGCTGATATGGAGGGTGATCACCGTCCTCCACAGGAGCCCTTGCTTCTTTCACGTACTCCTCGAGCAGATCCACGTCACATTCAGTTTGCATTGCTGTCCGTCCAGCaaagtttttgaaaatatttaagGATACTAACATACTGAGCTGACGAGAATACATACGGAGATGAAAGGTCTACAAATAGCTTGTAGGTCTTACCGTGCAGCGCATCTCTTCTCCTTTGTCGTTCTCTGATCCTTTGTCTTATTGTTTGAAGGTGTCGGGTCAGATTAGTAATCCAGCTGCCTTGTGATGGAGAATGATCACCTTCCTGAACAAAAACCCTTGCTTCTTGCTGCATCCGACCTTCATACTCCCTTTGTTCTCTGATCTTTTGTCTTATTCTGTGAAGGCATCGGGTCAGATGTCGGGTCAGATTAGTAATCCAGCTGCCTTGTGATGGAGAATGATCGCCTTCCTGAACCGAAGCCTTTCTTGCTTCTTGCTGCATCTGACCTTCATCCTCCTTTTGTTCTCTGACAAAAGCCTTTGCTTGTTTCACGTACTCCTCGAGCGGATCCATCTGACCTTCATCTCGTTTTGCCGTCCTCTCAGCAGCAGCTAAGCTGACGAGGCTATTAATGCTCGCCCTCTTGAGAGCCCATGGCTTGGCGAAACATTTGAGAACGCCAGGGACGAACAGCACGATCGCTGCCTGCAACAGCCTCTTGTCGCCGCCTCGCCATGATTTGCAGAACACGTAGATGGCCACCGTGACCTGAGACACCGCAGTGAGCAGGTGCCGGCTCCACAGCTCGTTGTCTTCGATGTTGTAGGCGGTGATGCCGTCATGTCCGCCTAGGTGTATCAGGAGGACGGGCGCCCAGACCACCTCCAACATCCTGCTTCCTCCAGGATCTTGATTCTTGTGGCGGTTGAAGAGCGTGGCGAGGGCGTATATCGCCACGGCATCGCTGGCGAGGTATGCCAGCCACATGATGAATCTGATCCACCTAGGAATGGCCATCCTACGCAAAAATGAGAAGATTAAGAGAAGGAATTGGACGAGCAGGCTGCCGAGGACGAGCACACGCATCTGCGACTCCTCCCACCAGTGCACGGCAGCCGTGACACTACCCATCTCGCTCGATCTCTCGCACGAACACACGCCGACGCCAAGGCCAAGCAGTCAGcagtgagtgagtgagagacACAGGTGACGTACAGCAgcttcaaccccccccccccccccaatactACTTATCATGCATGTGCAGGATTACTTAAAATTATAGAGCCGGTCCTGTCGTAGCGCCACCACACACCGAACACCAGACGCGCGCCCCTTTTCCAGGCCGCCTGCCATGCGCTGGTGCTGGCACCAGCTGGGCATGACGTCCATGGTC containing:
- the LOC120667259 gene encoding uncharacterized protein LOC120667259 isoform X1 encodes the protein MGSVTAAVHWWEESQMRVLVLGSLLVQFLLLIFSFLRRMAIPRWIRFIMWLAYLASDAVAIYALATLFNRHKNQDPGGSRMLEVVWAPVLLIHLGGHDGITAYNIEDNELWSRHLLTAVSQVTVAIYVFCKSWRGGDKRLLQAAIVLFVPGVLKCFAKPWALKRASINSLVSLAAAERTAKRDEGQMDPLEEYVKQAKAFVREQKEDEGQMQQEARKASVQEGDHSPSQGSWITNLTRHLTRCLHRIRQKIREQREYEGRMQQEARVFVQEGDHSPSQGSWITNLTRHLQTIRQRIRERQRRRDALHAMQTECDVDLLEEYVKEARAPVEDGDHPPYQQQGADITFFQVRRNIMAREMILHGEAYKLFVDLSSPYPRRLSILKYFWVLSQERAEQAHRSLRKGIASAFLLLYTKLKTAGIPTGGEIENEMGKGSDQVKFLCRQLISLSRLFLPWAAIGLFHNSHREAYNDIDVKITYAIFCCTALLENYSMLPIAWVFQYTKSPMSIATLPARKFCSSWVFQLLENYSVAGLFDSGQWPDMVTQYSLVGYFARNREHSWMMRIVSLFGCKDFLDQCWCIRPCFSSRRITELVLQYLKDGWNQKIQDAASYHSFNCNRGHWALERNQDLDWSIKGPFDESVLIWHIATDFCFFLSPFSDHRCSFAKIPSISSNSKSKGDTPPAEEARSKCGELTACKAVLCRQISNYMMYLLFVNPEMLLPGTRRNLFTTAYKELKDILDDDKPSLFATAYKELKDILKDNNQNMHRRVTTAIKELNDILRDSKRNPLSWSQWKPASVKQEVLMQRVINTMLDNSEKASEEESKRSSEEKPEGGSKGSFIDDAWALAQGLLALGDDDKMWEVIQGVWLEMLCFSASRCRGYLHAKALGSGGEFLTYVWLLMSYMGMETFTERLQREELPPASDARHGMPSPTSEIHTRARAAPSTSQVHHTSASPSTDEICIDMS
- the LOC120667259 gene encoding uncharacterized protein LOC120667259 isoform X2 — translated: MGSVTAAVHWMAIPRWIRFIMWLAYLASDAVAIYALATLFNRHKNQDPGGSRMLEVVWAPVLLIHLGGHDGITAYNIEDNELWSRHLLTAVSQVTVAIYVFCKSWRGGDKRLLQAAIVLFVPGVLKCFAKPWALKRASINSLVSLAAAERTAKRDEGQMDPLEEYVKQAKAFVREQKEDEGQMQQEARKASVQEGDHSPSQGSWITNLTRHLTRCLHRIRQKIREQREYEGRMQQEARVFVQEGDHSPSQGSWITNLTRHLQTIRQRIRERQRRRDALHAMQTECDVDLLEEYVKEARAPVEDGDHPPYQQQGADITFFQVRRNIMAREMILHGEAYKLFVDLSSPYPRRLSILKYFWVLSQERAEQAHRSLRKGIASAFLLLYTKLKTAGIPTGGEIENEMGKGSDQVKFLCRQLISLSRLFLPWAAIGLFHNSHREAYNDIDVKITYAIFCCTALLENYSMLPIAWVFQYTKSPMSIATLPARKFCSSWVFQLLENYSVAGLFDSGQWPDMVTQYSLVGYFARNREHSWMMRIVSLFGCKDFLDQCWCIRPCFSSRRITELVLQYLKDGWNQKIQDAASYHSFNCNRGHWALERNQDLDWSIKGPFDESVLIWHIATDFCFFLSPFSDHRCSFAKIPSISSNSKSKGDTPPAEEARSKCGELTACKAVLCRQISNYMMYLLFVNPEMLLPGTRRNLFTTAYKELKDILDDDKPSLFATAYKELKDILKDNNQNMHRRVTTAIKELNDILRDSKRNPLSWSQWKPASVKQEVLMQRVINTMLDNSEKASEEESKRSSEEKPEGGSKGSFIDDAWALAQGLLALGDDDKMWEVIQGVWLEMLCFSASRCRGYLHAKALGSGGEFLTYVWLLMSYMGMETFTERLQREELPPASDARHGMPSPTSEIHTRARAAPSTSQVHHTSASPSTDEICIDMS